actaaaaacacatctgtttataactgcctattccacttaaatgtctgttgctccgccttttctgttgtatagtatttgttttgctgtatagtatttgttttgctgtatagtatttgtttttctgttgtatagtatttgttttgctgttgtatagttttgtttttgttttgctgtatagtatttgtttgctgttgtatagtatttgttttgctgttgtatagtatttgttttgctgttcttaatttatgaattccctgtgcggcgtccttgagtgccatgaaaggcgtctttaaataaaatgtattattattaatagttaGTGTTTGACATTGAAGGTGCAAAATCACTCGTCCCTGGGTGGGCtcgaaccaccatcctttcggttaacagccgaacGCGCTAACcaattgcgccacagagacagTTAAATATTAACGATCATAAGAAGACCATGAATGGTGGGCTGAAGCATGGTAGCatcgaaaaagaaaaactactaCATTGAAAGTAATATATCTGCATTGAACTGTCAATAAACATCTTTACCAAAgttgtcaaacaattaaaatatctaATCATGataaatcacattaatgtcatagtgaACTCGCAAACAATCACACATTTgatcaccagtgacctgaaagtccttctgaaggagaagaagacagatttcaggtcatgggacagacaggagcttagggaagtacagcaccgGCTGCAGGATAAACTGAGGGATTGCAAAAACatctacaggaggaagctggaggccagtctccagcagaacaacatgagggagtgTGGACTGGGATGAAAGAGATCACCGGGTGTGGGGGTAAAAGAGGACAAACACCAGGCAGCAGGGAGAGAGCAAACAAGCTAAATTGCTACTTCTATaggtttagctcacagccaGACCCTGCCTCCTCCACCACTCCACTAACCCCCTACACCCCCTCATTGCCTCCTCTCCCCCCTCTTTTGTTCCGACACCTCCCTCCTCACTGCCCCGTAGTCGgccctcctgcagtcagcccTCTCCCCCCACCACAACTACAGCACATTTCCCCTCCCCCCAACACTTCAagcgcaaggctgctggcccggacggcatcagccccaaggtcctgaagacctgcgcagtcagctgtctggtgttctccagtacctcttcaacctaagcctgcagagggtgccgctgctttggaagacgtcctgccttgtcccggtccccgGGTATCATtaggaaaaatacataaaaacacattttttcataGGAAATACAGCccggctagctcagtcggtagagcatgagactcttaatctcagggtcgtgggttcgagccccacgttgggcgcttactttttctttttccactgtGTAAACAGATGCTGCTAAGAGAAAGCACAATTCCTCCTGATTAATctgtgattttcttttaatactCTAAATACTTTAATACTCTGTTTACACCCTTCCCCCGCTCTGACACAGACATTACACAACCAACCGCTTACTTCTCCATCTTTTCACCATTTGGTttgatactgtatattaattgatgttgtcgtctttgttgtcatgtactgtgtgtcaatttcttgctactgcagcaaaatgaattGCCCAtcggggacaaataaaggtcttgaGGTCTTGAACTTACTGGCCCTTCTCACCTGCATTCAGGATTCGTGTGTATGTATGGGCGTCAGCTATTTCAGTGGCTGGTGCAGTCTCAACAACCTGGAGCTGAATTTAGATTCCTTGTATGCGTGTCCTGAAGCTTATTCTGGTGTGTAGCTGTCATTGACAACTGTCACACttgtacacacaaaaaacaagcacCCCAAGCAGCCCGGTTTCGAACAGGAaacctttcgcgtgttaggcgaacgtgataaccactacactacggaaacacTGACCGCCAGCCATTCCATAGAGGATTTACATGGAATAAGATGTCCCAACACAATTTCAGGAGTCCTTTGCATCATAAAAAGGATTGCGCAACAGCACTCTACAGAAGCGTTGGTGGTATAGTGGttagcatagctgccttccaagcagttgacccgggttcgattcccggccAACGcatctttttacctctttgttCACCATTTGAAATAGACCTAAAATTTTAATAAGTCGATCAAGTTAAGTGGGATGCAAAAATCATTATTGCGAATAACATTAGACAAATCAGTCCCCTAGTTTTGTGCCCCATAGTATAAAAATCAATGGTTAGGCATTAACGGCACAACATTCCCGCCTTGAACACTACTAGTAAATGTATCACAAAAAGGATTATTATCATTCAACTTGAACTCTTAAGGATTACTCACACTTTAGATGCTTGCTTTTGGATGGAGTACTTTTGGAACTTCATCCCTCTCTGGGTTCAGCCAGCGTATGCTATATTGGAATAAACACATTCATGTTAAGTGTCCAGTTTCAAACATTGTTACAAGTTCAATACAAGTTCATAAATGCTTCTCTTCACAGGTCCAAATAAACCCTACATTTACCCGTTTTAGCTAAATcacaatttaacttttttttttttaagtccgAAAACATGCTTAACTAGTTTTATTAATCCTAAAGTCACAAGTGGTTTTGAGGGGACCGGTGGTCTCCAGACAATCAGCTAACAAATTGGATGGAATTATAATTTTGGAAGAATTCTTCAGATGACTTCTCTTAGCTAATTAGTCAAGCTTCTTAAAATTATggcaaaaatattaaaacacatAGTGTgtcagctagctagcgttagcatggTGTTTTTCACCCCTTGTAACATTTCAAGGGCGCAGGTGGTCTCCATACAAAATGCCAGTAAATTTGTCGGAATAAACATTTTGGAAGAATACTCTTGAGACGGCTTTGCCTAACATATTTTTAAACGTAGATTGTTTCCCTAAGTCGAGCTTTTTAACATTATGGCAAAGCTATTAAAACACACCGTCTGTTTTCTAACGTTAGCATGACGCATCAACGTTAGCTGAGGTTTGCTAGTTAGAACGTGTGAtgataagctaacgttagcataaaGTAAGGTTATCTTACCTTGAACCTATGTTCTCTTCATTCCCAAATTCGGTAGACGTCCCAAACGCAAATAAACtggcaaaatgttttgtattattgCTAAATAATACTTAAGTTCCCCGTGTAAAGCCAGTTTAGACAAAGTAAGCTTCGGATGACCTCTCCGACCCACACCTGGCGTTAGCTCATTCCGCTCCTCGAATCCTCTCCACCGCCATCATCACGCCATCCACACAGGACTTGAGATGCGTTCAGGTACTGGCGGTGTTTGCAATATTAATGAGTGTATTACAACAGCTTAACAGTATATTGTTATAACCACGTATTAATTAAATCAGTGGGCCTACTGTCGTTCATCGGGTTTTCCCCAGTAAACTGAAGGTCAGGTataaattcttcttcttctgtttaatatgctaacattagccacctACTGGTCAGAAATACGATcatttcacactgatagcattGACTCACTGACATGATTAcaaaataaagtgaaatgtttgcatgatataataaataaactacATTTTGTTGTCAAAGTCATTTACAGATGTTGGAAAACGGTTTGAAATTAGAAATGtccaaataaatacatactatAGTAGAAAAATTAACACTGtaatttgggatcaataaatatctatctatctatctatctatctatcaatctatctaatTGTTTGGATGTGGAAATGTCGTAAAGGTTAAAAGACAGATTGTAAACTAAATGCAGagtaaacaaaagaagaaattataaaaaaaaaatggatggaaaGATGGAAGGATTTTCTTAACTGGAGCACTTAACTgtgatttttcatttattacatACAGTTTAGAGTGCAATCAAATTTATTGAGACTTAAAGTATACGTTATTATTAAAAAACGAAGCTGATTCAATTAACAAGAGTGGTTGCCGTTTTTGTAGAATAAAATGCCCAAGCCTTTAAAAATAGTGGATGCACGGGACAGCTTTATCTAAATAAGGATGCCAATTAGCCAAAACATCATGCTGTAGGACTCTAATGACAGTTGGCAGAAGAGATGAGTAGCCCGTATGTAACCATAGGCAATTAAGTGTGAAATATATGTTGTCAAATAATTAATGCATATTGAACAGGTTCATCCTTTCTTTTGATGTCAGTGTATGTCTGGATGTTAAATTACAGAgacaataaaaacctttttgcTTTGCTAGGGATTTTTGGGGCCCCCTGTATAGGTCCGTTAGGCCCCACTTCATCACGTGACACAGGCACTACGTTATGGTTGACATGGAAACGAGCATCATCAAACGATGTCCGGGCTTGCAACTGCAGCAAGCGACAGCCGCAAAGTAACCGAGTGGATTTTTTTTGCCGTAATTGAATCTGTGGTTAGTACAAGCCATCCACAGGCTTCGTGATTTTAACCACGGTGTAACGGAGCGCCATTTTGAGACGAAAAAAGCCGACTCCTGTGAAATAACAGGTAGTGCAGTTGGTTGCGATATCCATTCTGCCTGTCGCCGCCAGTCTGTCACGGTAAGCTAAACAAAATGTGACTTCCGTTTAGGACCTTCAAACTAAAACCGTAAATCATTGCTTAGAGTGTAATGCATTTGTTGGAATAGGACCTTGttttatacagtacatggatATGAcaggaaatacaaaaacacagaatatcAATAGAGAATACAACATAATTGGTAATAAAGactgtacatgtacatataGGGTGGGAAGTTGAACCATACTTTCATGGTTTTTCTCATCACTCTTGccgttgtgtttttgttttgaagacTACGTCACGTTACTTCCGGTCTTGAACTGGGTGACTTTACAATGCAGAAGCCGCACTAGCATCTTCTTAAACTATACACCCTGAAAAATAGCAGTGTCTGTCTGTAACCCTGTTATGGATGTTGTCACTTATGAACACTAGCAACCACCTTTTATTTGAttatctgtcacacacacacacacacacacacacacacacacattgtacttTATGTAAATGTACGTAATGAAGCTAAATGAGACTCAGAATTTGGGACCTGGTGCTCTAATCTAAACGCTGTATTTGGTTTAGAGGACATGATCTTTGTAAAAATGCAGAAACAAATTGAAGGAGTGCTTGATGTAAAGCTATCTATAAATGGCCTAAGACTAACTTCTGCGTTACACACTCCCTCACAGGTCGCCATGCAGGACAAGAGGAATAGGATGATTCCGTTCCCTCCACCCATCGGCAGAGACAGAGTCATCCGGGAATTCCCAAAGGTAGGTCCCTTTTTTTGTTCTACACATGTAATTTTTGTCCAATGTACTGTGGTGATGATCTGCTCCAGTTCAATACAAGGCACAGAAACCCTTGTATTTTACTGTGAGATTACTATAGTTAACATGGTAGGAGCAGCAGTCTAGAAGATGTTCACTTTATTGGATATGTGTGACTTATAACTGACTTTCTCAGATAGTGAAATCAGTGTCAGACCACAGCACTTAGGGTAATTCCCCTGCTGCACTCAGCTCCCCAATCCCAGACTCAGTCAACATATGCTTATGCCCTCTAAAGCCTCCACAAATACTGAATTAGGCACTTTATTTGGACAGGAATCTACAATGTTTAATAACTTCTTCTAATGGGGTCAACTCCCTCTGTCAACTCAACTGTCAATCCCAAACCTTACTGTTTCTATTCAATTCTATATAACACATGCCAATAACAGAGTAGTCGGAAATATCCTAAATTGTGTTGTTAATGTCTCACATGGATGCACAACCTTTGATGCTCGCAGTGTAatccacacacatttacattatttcttTCATCACATATATAAAATTAGTCGTAAAGTTGTCATGTGGTAGTAAATTTATTACATAACTGTTACTGACAGGACATCAGTAAGATTGATGtctatttttcaataaaaatacaGATAAGGAAGATTAGGTTATTTTCtcatatcgttcagccctagttTGACTCCTGATACTATAtaccaaaaaaaacctttacataCTTACTtactaatgactttggtgatccctgaCTTTTGATCTAGTGCCATcttcaaatcaaaatgttcttttCCTGTGATATCTCTACATCTACCAACGTCTACCTGATGCGTTGGCACAAaatacagacattcatggtttcCAAACAATGTATGCTATGCATGtaaactttggtgatcctcttaGTTTACCTCATGTGCCACCATTAGGTTGACATTTGGGGTTTTCAAtgtcttaaaggtgctctaagcaatgccacgcgtgttttaggctagaacCTTCGTTgtcacctgcaccacgaagaaTACACAaccagtgttccagcgttccagctaATAAAGATTGAACAAGGAGGATTTGGGGGTAGGGGGGGTGGGAGGGTTAGTccgcggaagcacagaagggaggggacgggatgaggaggaaggagggacaAACtaatctagttttttttttaaatactttgaacatcaacaagaagtaacatcacccaacatcgcttagagcccCTTTAACAATAAATGGATTGTCATGAAATTTCATGCGAACATCCACGTCCCACTCAAGATGAATTTTAATAACTTTGATGATCCCTTAACCTTTCATCTAGctccatcatcaggtcaaacatTTAGTTTGTCTAATTCTTAGGGTTATGACTAAATacatgcaaaactaatgacatcccatcagcctcagctgtactttgtttttattattaataagtAAATATTAACATTCTATCCActaaacatggtaaacattatacctgcctAACATCTGCATGTTAGCACTGAcattgttagcatgttagcattcagCTCAACACCTAGAGCCTCTAGCATGGCGTGGACTTAGTCTTGTTGTTATAACATGTATTCAGGGGGTTTGTGCAGAATACATGCCAGTAATATATGGTCCTGTTCTTTGCAGTGGTACACGCCTAATGCCTCTCTGCAGCTGAAGAAAGACTGGGACATTCAGGTTAAAGCAGCCTGTAAAGAAGGAGCCAACAGGCATCAGCCGTGAGTCTCCCGCTTTGGGTCAATGCATCATTTGTAGCTTTGCTTGAACATCACATGAAAAGCCTTTACAGATacggtgtgtgtatgtatccaagacaaatttccttcGGGACAATAAAGTCAATCTTTTCGGTTCTTACATCtcactgatgttaaaaaaatgttgtcttcTTCCAAGGTGGGACCgacagaaaatgtcaaaagtggtGGTTGTTGGAGACCTTAATGTGGGGAAGACCTGCCTCATCAATAGGTACTTCATCAACAGTTAAGACATGACCTGTGTAACTGAGATGACAATATCAAAATCAGATCTGTTTTACTGTACTTTAGAAAATGGACAATTTCTTcagatcagtgtttcccaaccTTTTAGGCAAGGGACCGTTTAAAGTAAAACTATGTCTACCCGTGATCCTTCATCACAAGTTGCATACGCCAGTTCAATTGAAGAGTAATTTGTCCTTCTCAGATTGTTTATTTGAATAGTTTTTAGGGGCCTAAAGTGTAAATAGTGTAGTGTAAATACTATCCAGTTATTTACAAGCAAAGGGCAAAAACCAGAAAGATATATCACTAATTCcctcagaaatgtttttttctgcttcaaTGTCCTGTTATTTGTCTCTCAAACAATCAGATCTATCCTGTGGCGTTACTGGAGGGTCTCGAAACAGAGGAACAGAACAGACCTGGGACTGTTTTAGTCTGAGTCTGAGTTTTGACCACCatggacaaaaaacaaaaaataaacttgattTGTTGATGCTGTTTTCAGGTTTTGTAAAGATGTCTTTGAAAGAGACTACAAGGCCACCATAGGTGTAGACTTTGAGATTGAGAGGTTTGAGATATCTGGACTACCTTTCTCCCTTCAGATGTGAGTAGTTTGATTTTAAATAAGTTATTTTGCATACATGGAACTTTAGAGTACGTTCTGTTTTTGTCATTCATgcttactttttattatttcttttgtaGTTGGGATACTGCTGGCCAGGAAAAATTCAAATGCATTGCTTCTGCATACTACAGAGGTGCTCAGGGTAAGACGTTAGTGTAATAActaactctttaaaaaaaatagttgcgGGTCTGATGCTAGGTGAGGCCAGTttacatttcagctgttgttaaataataatactgAAACTTCTTGTCCGTATTTTCCAGTCATAATCACCGTCTTTGACATGGCAGACATTAAGTCCTTAGATCATACACGGTAGGTCGGATCATACCATTATCATTGGGCTTATTTTACAGTTGTggacaataataacaacaatgcaTCGTGTTTGGGAATGGAATGTTGTATTAATAGTGTGGTATCCTCCCCTATAGTACAATATTACAAGACCAGCATATGTTTGGAACATCATATTTACAGTTTGTCATCActcttttcaatatttatttattacccaCATCTGAGCTGATCTTTTCCGGAGGCTGATGTGGGGCAATTTCATTTAACGGAAGGCTAATGTAACCATATTTTAACTTTGACCGGGACAAGTTGGGAAAAGCGagcagatggatggatgatcaGTGTCTTAGATTTGACAGCAGCcatagaaaatattttttaatattaacaatTGGATTGCACGTGTGTTGAGCCGTCGGAGAATTATCACTCAACTCTACTGTTCCTTTTCTCTGTACAGAGCTTTATACCTTCTTTTAACCATTGTCAATGCTGTTTGCTGGACCACAacctttactgttttggttcactctcactgctGTCACCAGCCATAGCAGGCATATAAGTTTTAGCAAACAAGCTCAGATTGACCCATTTTACGCTACCTGCCTAGCActaaacagcagacagacacagttggagactagctggtgaacatagtggagcatttagcagctagaAAAGACAGATATATTTAGATTTTAAGGGTGTGCTGAGGACCAAAATCAGAGCAATAGGAGAGTGAATATTAGCCTTATACTTAGTAAGTGGACAGAAACATAATTGAATGAAAGACATGGAGAATTATACTTTTATCCATCCAACATCtattattatctatctatcttaaaTCCACTGCAAGAGCATGTTATACTGTAAGATAATGTAAGAACTTAATTTTGTTTTGATAGCCAATGGTTAGAGGAGGCCATGAGCGAAAATGAGCCTGACTCCTGTTTTATCTTCTTGATTGGCACTAAGAGTGACCTGCtggtaaatattttttatattttatgtatatacatatacatatattttgcaGCATTTCACAAACACGATTTTCTTACAGTACCCAAATGTCTTGTTCTTAAGCCCgtagaagaaaaagagaggacagAAAAAGATGCCATCCAGATGGCAACAGAAATGAATGGAGAGTTTTGGGCTGTTTCAGCTAAAACGGGTAAAACCAAGAGCTCACACTTGTCAGTGCTGGATGGTACCGAATGACAACATGAATGATTCTGGGCAACGCAGACAGCCACTGTAAGAAACTGTTCATTTGTCTAATTTTCAGGGGAGAACGTGCAGGCGTTTTTTTTCAGAGTGGCTGCTTTGGCCTTCGAGAAGTGCGTACTAAAGGACATGGAGAATGGGGTCCCTGCTAGTATCGGACTTGGAAATAGCATCAGTAAGTAAAGACTCTACTCCTCACATGCAGAGATGTTGATAATGGAAGCCTTGAGGTTAAAGCAATCTACCCTCAATGTTTGTCTCTGCAGAATCAGACCGTGTCAACCTGGATGAGGCCGCGCCCCAAGACGTGAGGAGAAGCTGCTGCTGATGAAAAGAAGTGAAGCCGCTTAGGAGAGCGGAACCAGACGGATGCTCTATTCAAAGCTTCAGCTGCTCAAACGAAAGTGACTAACCATGTTTCACTGGTCTGAAATGTGCCTTAGGACATGTTCCATTAGGTTCCTTAAGTTATCCACACTGCCATGTATTCTGACGTTTGCAAAAGGTTCAACCAGTATGCAGTTCTCTTTGCTGATACTATATCTTATGAATTTTACCTTTTTTACGGGATAGTTTTCAGTATTGTATTCTCAATATCATTTAGACCAGGCCATTTAGACCAAACCCAAgataaaatactatactatggcaataacaaatatgagaaatCAGTGTGTCTccttaaaattaatttatggTCTGATTAAGGTCTTCTTTCTGGTCAATCCTgcaatattttaaaatacaaactcTATTATGTGCATCATTTCAGAGGTGGATAGTAATAGACTTATATGGGacaagcacattttaaaaacccttAGATGGATGCTTTAGATTTTCTTTGCTATTGTAGTAGTTTTTTATCATTCAGTATTGTTGTGAGATATTTCTCACCCATTACTATGGGTGATTAAGGTTTAATAAAAGTTTATTTAGTGGAATTTGGGAGCAAGGAAACCAAACCAttgtttcctttaaaaaaaagtacataaatGTCAtaacgtgataacgtaatttcttaaagtaatatCTTGAATCATTGAATCAAAAGCTGACACTAGTAAGGAGCTGTGTATTTATGAAACCAGTATTGTTGTCAAAGCCTATTATGTTTAATAAAGTGGTTTATTAGCGATCTGCACTTCTCTTGTCAAAATATTCACAGTTATGAAGTATGGCTATGCAAGATTAACAAGCAAATTCATCCCTTAATGATTAGGACTTTTTACCAACTGAAAAACACTGAACGTGTACAGTAAAGTCTTGTGgtccagttatttaaacatagaTTAATTAAATATACACTAGCATCACatcatagttttgttttgttttttactacaCATCATAGTTctgtatgtttatatgtataGTTACTATGTTCTTGCTTTTCAATCGAAATATGACGAGGGTTGAAAGTACATGAGTACAcaattcttattattattcGTAGAATTCATAGGCATACTAGAAAGAAACATGCGTTACagtcttctaaaaaaaaaaaagaagcgaaGATGGTAATGACGGAGTGAGCCCTCTTCCTTTTCTAAGATGGTCTCTGACCCGCCgtcaaccaatcacatcacaCATTTCCATGTTTTGGAGGAAGTAAAACCAGTGTGAGCTAACGTCAAGTTACGTAGCTAGTAAACAGCTTTCCATTTCCACCTTAAAACGGTGTCTATAACGTATTTCACTACTATATGGACGTATTGTCATTACAGTAGTTATTGTAACGTTGGGGCTAGTGTTTGGTGACTTTGCTAGTTCCGTAGCTGTAAATTGTCTCGGGTTAAATGCACGTGCTAGGCTAGCATGTGTCAACATCCCAGGGCAGCTTGAGCTGCTAGGAGTTTGAGTTGTTGAGGAGGGACTGCTCAGGTACTGCTCTATTTATTAAATGTGTTGACTTGTTGTAACCGAGCTACCgtaatgtgttgttgtgtgcttCAATACGACACTATGTTATCCTAGTACATGTATACCTTTTGTCTGTGTCATTACTTACGGCAACGTCAAAGTTAACTTAGTCCTTTCAAAAAGCCTGGCTGGCAGCTCACCATGGGTCAACAGCTAACTTTAGTAGCCTATATCAGTTTACTACTTTACTTCAGCCAATTAAAACGCATGAATAAATGTATCTTGGCGTTACAATGGTTAATCTAGTAATCGAGTTTAGAAATGGCAAGCCAATCGAATCAACGCGTACCAAAGCTCATGTGTTAGTTTGCAACTTTGAGAAATCACAAATGAGTTAATGATTTTGATCCACAGCTGCTTCGTTATGAAGACCAATAAGTCATACAAGCTTGTGCTGCACAAGAAAGGCTTTGGTGGGAGCGGTAAGGAAGAACTTGCAACTCATGCAGTCAAAGTTAATGTTTCTCTGATGAAAGATTTCTCTTTCAAATGAACTTTTTCTTTGAGCAGATGATGAGTTGGTTGTCAACCCAAAAGTTTTCCCTCAAGTCAGTCTAAGGGATATAATCGAGATTGCACACCCCACGGATGAATACAGGTGAGCTTGCATATGAGAGGATTGCTGTTGTCATACCACTTACATATTCGATATTGTTACACTACTGAGCCGATAACCTCTTTTGAAATTCAGTCCTCTCCTGCTGCAAGTGAAGAGTCTAAAAGAGGACCTTCAGAAAGGTAAATGAATTATGATCAAACACTGTATGcatttttgttatatttcaaGAAATCAATAAGGCAAGATTagattatttataattatttaataataataataataaaaagagtaTACAGCTGAAACGATTAAGCTTTTTGAGCAGTCATTTTTCAAGCGGAAATACCGAACATATCCTAGTTCCTGGttttaaatgtgaggatttgctgtttttctttgtcttttgtgataCTAAGCTAAATAGTATGGCTTTTAAAgagttggttggacaaaacaagccatCTTAAGATCTTAGGAAGCTCTCatggtcattttttttcattctcttaTCTTATTGATGgattgagaaaataattagcAGATTAGTCAACAATGTAAAATGTGTAGCATAAATCAATTGCAAATGTTTGTGATGGTTGCCTTGCCTGTTCATTACCCATGATGGACATGTTGTTCTTATCTAGAGACGATCAGTGTGGACCAGACTGTAGCACAAGCCTTTAAGCTGCGTGCTTACCAGGATGTCATTGTTAACATTGTTGACCCGAAGGTATGTCCACTGTGACGCTTCTGTGTCTCCACCATTTGTCACTTGAACAGAATCTCtcatggggttttttttttcctttccttgcaGGATGTTACACTTGACCTGGTGGAGCTGACGTTCAAGGACCAGTACATCGGCAGAGGAGACATGTGGAGACTAAAGAAGAGTCTGGTGAGACATGTGAAAGTTAAAGTGTCTGGGTATAATGTGCAATAGCACAATTATGTGAAGGTTAAACTGTTCACAACATCTTTTTTACAGGTGAGCACATGTGCTTATGTGACGCAGAAAGTGGAGTTTGCAGGAATCAGGTACTAAGCATTCATTTCATTCTGAACGCTCCATTTGCAGAATTACATTCATAGTGACTTGATTGTGAAAtaaatctgtatgtgtgttcacTCTTCGATGGTTGAGCAGCACCAACAGCAGCAGACATACTGGACATTATGTGTAAaggttaaccctctgaggacaaaacACACCGTTGGGTCCAAGCAAAGTTTGACAGTCCTTTTTAAAAAACGATATTacaaaattttattttagacatttatttactgttttatttatatattaagcTACTTTTGTGAACCCAAGACTTTTGTAAATTCATTGCACTATAACAATTGAGTTTAGGTTTGTTTTCacaagagatttga
The sequence above is drawn from the Etheostoma spectabile isolate EspeVRDwgs_2016 chromosome 12, UIUC_Espe_1.0, whole genome shotgun sequence genome and encodes:
- the rab36 gene encoding ras-related protein Rab-36 isoform X1, which gives rise to MIFVKMQKQIEGVLDVKLSINGLRLTSALHTPSQVAMQDKRNRMIPFPPPIGRDRVIREFPKWYTPNASLQLKKDWDIQVKAACKEGANRHQPWDRQKMSKVVVVGDLNVGKTCLINRFCKDVFERDYKATIGVDFEIERFEISGLPFSLQIWDTAGQEKFKCIASAYYRGAQVIITVFDMADIKSLDHTRQWLEEAMSENEPDSCFIFLIGTKSDLLPVEEKERTEKDAIQMATEMNGEFWAVSAKTGENVQAFFFRVAALAFEKCVLKDMENGVPASIGLGNSIKSDRVNLDEAAPQDVRRSCC
- the rab36 gene encoding ras-related protein Rab-36 isoform X2, producing MQDKRNRMIPFPPPIGRDRVIREFPKWYTPNASLQLKKDWDIQVKAACKEGANRHQPWDRQKMSKVVVVGDLNVGKTCLINRFCKDVFERDYKATIGVDFEIERFEISGLPFSLQIWDTAGQEKFKCIASAYYRGAQVIITVFDMADIKSLDHTRQWLEEAMSENEPDSCFIFLIGTKSDLLPVEEKERTEKDAIQMATEMNGEFWAVSAKTGENVQAFFFRVAALAFEKCVLKDMENGVPASIGLGNSIKSDRVNLDEAAPQDVRRSCC